One part of the Candidatus Aquiluna sp. UB-MaderosW2red genome encodes these proteins:
- a CDS encoding TlyA family RNA methyltransferase — translation MAERLDIELVVRLLARSRSQAAQLISQNRVEVNGKLATKSSAKIEETDLVNLTEGANYVSRAGQKLAEALIEFGVTPTGWCLDAGSSTGGFTQVLLEQGAHGVVAVDVGHDQLVAELKNDGRVISLEGCNLRDLTPGSLKELVGKNLDFSLVVADLSFISLTLVLSQLAELAPKAPMVLLVKPQFEVGKHSLSANGIVTDWREKARAMSQVADNAVQLGYEISGLTTSSLKGTHGNVEFLLWITPNRENNRQQWSKEIERLAKGK, via the coding sequence TTGGCTGAGCGACTAGACATCGAGTTGGTCGTGAGACTGCTTGCGCGCTCCAGGTCTCAGGCCGCGCAGCTAATCTCGCAGAACAGGGTTGAAGTCAACGGGAAGTTGGCAACAAAGTCCTCAGCGAAAATCGAAGAGACTGACCTAGTCAACCTGACGGAGGGGGCTAACTATGTCTCTAGGGCTGGACAGAAGCTAGCTGAGGCGCTGATTGAGTTCGGAGTGACCCCAACTGGCTGGTGTCTTGACGCTGGGTCATCTACCGGAGGCTTCACTCAGGTTCTTCTTGAACAGGGCGCACACGGGGTAGTTGCGGTGGATGTAGGTCACGACCAGCTAGTTGCCGAATTGAAAAATGACGGGCGAGTCATTTCTCTTGAAGGGTGCAACCTTCGCGACCTAACCCCTGGCTCCTTAAAAGAGCTTGTTGGCAAAAATCTTGATTTCTCACTGGTGGTTGCGGATCTGAGCTTTATCTCTCTTACGCTGGTATTAAGTCAGCTAGCAGAGCTTGCACCAAAAGCGCCGATGGTGCTTTTGGTGAAGCCTCAATTTGAGGTTGGAAAGCACTCGCTTAGTGCCAACGGAATAGTTACTGACTGGCGGGAGAAGGCGAGGGCAATGTCCCAGGTGGCCGATAATGCGGTGCAGTTGGGGTATGAAATCTCCGGGTTGACAACTTCGAGCCTAAAAGGGACCCACGGAAACGTGGAGTTCTTGTTGTGGATAACGCCAAATCGGGAAAATAATCGGCAACAATGGTCTAAAGAAATTGAGAGGTTGGCCAAGGGCAAATGA
- a CDS encoding HAD-IIA family hydrolase: MVQLISGYDSLLLDLDGVVYLGNEPVKNAVSSILAVHARGLQVGYVTNNASRTQESMAEQLAGFGLPATSSSLIGSARAGAKMLLERINVGEKVLVVGGEGLRVAVLEAGFEIVDSHKQLPKAVIQGFNHDVSWDDLAQASYAIQNGAIWIATNQDWTIPREDGIAPGNGTLVSAVHTAVGILPDVAGKPFAPIFRSAIDELEISNPLFVGDRLDTDIRGANNFGIDSACVMTGIATRKELLGANIEDRPKFILGDLSELLLDYPKSKKTKYGIRVNKTEVELLAGKVLVSRGDPASLDALRAASELIWTCGTPIYALDVEPALFS, encoded by the coding sequence ATGGTTCAGCTGATTAGTGGTTACGATTCTCTGTTATTGGATCTTGATGGAGTTGTCTATTTAGGTAATGAGCCAGTAAAAAACGCAGTCTCGAGTATCCTCGCCGTGCATGCAAGGGGATTGCAGGTCGGATATGTTACTAATAATGCGTCGCGAACCCAAGAATCCATGGCTGAGCAATTAGCTGGTTTTGGATTACCGGCAACTTCATCAAGTCTGATTGGTTCCGCTCGGGCTGGAGCGAAGATGCTCCTTGAGCGAATAAATGTTGGTGAAAAAGTCTTGGTCGTGGGAGGGGAAGGCCTGAGGGTTGCCGTGTTGGAGGCTGGTTTTGAGATTGTAGATTCACATAAGCAACTACCAAAGGCAGTGATCCAGGGATTTAACCACGATGTTTCTTGGGATGATCTTGCCCAGGCGAGCTACGCAATTCAAAATGGTGCAATCTGGATTGCCACCAATCAAGACTGGACCATTCCAAGAGAAGACGGCATAGCGCCCGGAAATGGGACTCTTGTCTCTGCCGTTCATACCGCTGTTGGAATACTTCCTGACGTGGCAGGAAAGCCATTCGCTCCAATATTCCGATCCGCAATCGACGAGTTGGAAATCTCGAATCCGCTATTTGTTGGAGATCGTCTCGATACCGATATCAGGGGGGCAAATAACTTTGGAATCGACTCGGCTTGCGTTATGACAGGAATAGCAACTCGCAAAGAGCTGCTTGGGGCCAATATTGAGGATAGACCAAAGTTTATTCTTGGGGACTTGAGCGAATTGCTTCTTGATTACCCAAAGTCAAAAAAGACCAAGTACGGAATTCGGGTTAATAAAACAGAGGTTGAGCTTTTGGCGGGCAAGGTTTTGGTTTCTCGAGGCGACCCTGCATCGTTAGACGCCTTAAGGGCCGCAAGCGAGCTAATCTGGACCTGCGGTACGCCGATTTATGCATTAGACGTCGAGCCGGCTCTTTTTAGTTAG
- the tyrS gene encoding tyrosine--tRNA ligase, giving the protein MATLETLRAQRNDSSFEHIIDELLWRGLIALSTDEKELRAALSVGPMTYYCGFDPTAPSLHLGNLVQLLTMRRIQLAGHFPLALVGGATGLIGDPKPNAERTLNTRETVADWVERLAAQNARFLDFEGPFAAKMVNNLDWTSQYSAIDFLREIGKHYRVGKMLAKDSVSARLNSDAGISYTEFSYQILQGLDFLELNRRYNCSMQTGGSDQWGNLTSGSDLVHKVEGKSVHLIATPLITNSDGKKFGKSEGNAIWLDESLTSAYAMYQFWLNTDDSDVIDRLKVFTFLTRLEIQDYAQKVLDEPFRREAQKRLALEVVELVHSKQEALMAETASSALFGSGEIRALDEKTLRNALNALPGIEVQNGTSVIEALVKTGLSESNSAARRAIEQGAVTFNKIKVESVDDQMTDFLHDSMAVLGRGKKNLAALFLVK; this is encoded by the coding sequence GTGGCAACCTTAGAAACTCTTAGGGCTCAACGGAATGATTCGAGTTTCGAACACATTATTGATGAGCTCTTGTGGCGGGGGCTAATTGCACTATCCACTGACGAAAAAGAGCTTAGAGCTGCGCTCAGCGTCGGGCCAATGACTTATTACTGCGGCTTTGACCCAACCGCGCCCTCTTTGCACCTTGGGAACTTGGTGCAGTTACTGACGATGCGTCGGATTCAATTGGCCGGCCACTTTCCGCTTGCCTTGGTGGGTGGAGCTACTGGCCTAATCGGGGATCCAAAGCCGAATGCGGAGCGCACCTTGAATACCAGGGAGACGGTCGCGGATTGGGTGGAGCGTTTGGCTGCCCAAAATGCTAGGTTCCTCGATTTTGAGGGACCATTCGCGGCCAAGATGGTCAACAACCTCGATTGGACTAGTCAATACAGCGCAATCGATTTTTTGAGAGAGATCGGGAAGCACTATCGGGTCGGAAAAATGCTTGCTAAAGACTCGGTTAGCGCCCGCCTTAATTCGGATGCTGGCATTAGTTACACGGAGTTTAGTTACCAAATTTTGCAAGGCCTAGATTTTCTGGAGCTGAATAGGCGTTATAACTGCTCGATGCAAACTGGCGGAAGCGATCAGTGGGGCAACCTTACTTCGGGATCAGATCTGGTTCACAAGGTTGAGGGTAAAAGTGTGCACTTGATTGCCACGCCCTTGATAACCAATTCCGATGGAAAGAAGTTCGGCAAAAGCGAGGGGAATGCCATATGGCTTGATGAATCGCTTACCAGCGCCTATGCGATGTATCAGTTTTGGTTGAACACAGACGATTCCGATGTGATCGACAGACTTAAGGTTTTCACTTTCCTTACCCGCCTAGAGATTCAGGACTACGCCCAGAAGGTCTTGGACGAGCCCTTCAGGCGCGAAGCACAAAAAAGGCTGGCACTTGAGGTTGTTGAGCTTGTGCACTCCAAACAAGAGGCGTTGATGGCTGAAACAGCCTCTTCCGCATTATTTGGCTCAGGTGAAATTCGGGCGCTGGATGAAAAAACTCTCAGAAACGCTCTGAATGCGTTGCCTGGTATTGAGGTTCAGAACGGCACTTCCGTTATCGAGGCATTGGTGAAAACGGGGCTTTCTGAATCGAACTCGGCGGCCAGGCGAGCAATCGAACAGGGGGCGGTTACATTCAATAAAATCAAAGTTGAGTCCGTGGATGATCAGATGACGGATTTTCTGCACGATTCTATGGCAGTCCTAGGGCGTGGCAAAAAGAATTTAGCGGCACTTTTCCTAGTGAAATAG
- the argH gene encoding argininosuccinate lyase, producing MAQSNDALWGGRFASGPADALAALSKSTHFDWRLASYDLLGTSAHIKALSAAGYLDADELAILEKAIIELDKRVRSGSFRPKPEEEDVHAALERGLIEIAGADVAGKVRAGRSRNDQIATLVRSFMLEAADLLQIELTEYLGALCDQAEDHVGVAMPGRTHFQHAQPVLLSHHLLAHAWPQVRNLQRIEDWRKRAKKSPYGAGALAGNTLGLDPNLVAQELGFDAPTENSMDATSARDLVAEFVFICAMIGIDLSRFSEEIIAWSTYEFGYVKLDDSFSTGSSIMPQKKNPDIAELARGKSGRLIGNLSGLLATLKGLPLSYNRDLQEDKEPLFDSVDTLLLVFPAFTGMVASLKFDRERLEELAPRGFSLATDVAEWLVKQGVAFRDAHEITGNLVKLCEAQNCELHQVSDSELQKISKHLRPEVREVMSVTSAIRSRDGAGGTALPQVLEQLLALRKLAPRKQG from the coding sequence ATGGCTCAAAGTAATGATGCACTCTGGGGTGGAAGGTTTGCCTCCGGGCCTGCAGATGCGCTGGCGGCACTGAGTAAATCCACCCACTTCGATTGGCGCTTAGCAAGCTACGACCTTTTGGGAACCAGCGCCCACATCAAGGCGCTGAGTGCGGCAGGCTACCTTGATGCTGATGAGCTAGCAATTCTAGAAAAAGCCATCATTGAGCTTGATAAGCGGGTTCGCTCGGGTTCCTTCAGGCCAAAGCCGGAAGAAGAAGATGTTCACGCAGCCCTGGAGCGCGGTCTGATTGAAATTGCGGGGGCAGATGTTGCTGGCAAGGTTAGGGCTGGTCGTTCAAGAAACGACCAAATCGCAACGCTTGTGCGCAGCTTTATGCTAGAGGCTGCGGATCTGTTGCAAATTGAGCTAACCGAATATTTGGGCGCACTTTGCGATCAGGCCGAGGATCATGTTGGGGTTGCAATGCCGGGTCGCACCCACTTCCAGCATGCTCAGCCGGTGTTGCTATCTCATCACCTGTTGGCACACGCCTGGCCTCAAGTAAGAAACTTGCAGCGGATTGAGGATTGGCGAAAGCGTGCCAAGAAATCCCCCTACGGCGCAGGCGCGCTGGCGGGAAACACACTGGGCTTAGACCCGAACCTGGTTGCCCAGGAGCTCGGGTTCGATGCTCCGACTGAGAACAGCATGGATGCCACTTCGGCCAGGGATCTGGTTGCCGAATTTGTCTTCATCTGCGCGATGATTGGCATCGATCTTTCGAGATTTTCCGAAGAGATCATTGCTTGGTCAACCTACGAGTTTGGTTATGTCAAATTAGATGACTCTTTTTCCACCGGGTCTTCGATCATGCCACAGAAGAAAAATCCAGATATTGCTGAGCTTGCCAGGGGCAAGTCTGGAAGGCTGATTGGTAACCTCAGCGGTCTTTTAGCCACCCTCAAGGGATTGCCGCTGAGCTATAACCGTGACTTGCAAGAGGACAAGGAGCCCTTATTTGACTCGGTGGATACTTTGCTGCTTGTCTTTCCGGCCTTCACCGGCATGGTGGCAAGCTTGAAATTTGATCGTGAGAGGCTCGAAGAGCTAGCTCCAAGGGGGTTTTCTTTGGCCACCGATGTGGCGGAGTGGCTAGTAAAGCAGGGAGTCGCCTTTCGGGATGCTCACGAGATAACGGGCAATCTGGTCAAACTTTGCGAAGCACAAAATTGCGAGCTGCATCAGGTGAGTGACTCGGAATTGCAAAAAATTTCTAAACACCTAAGGCCAGAGGTGCGCGAGGTAATGAGCGTTACAAGCGCTATTAGGTCAAGAGACGGAGCCGGCGGGACTGCGTTACCTCAGGTTTTGGAGCAACTATTGGCGTTGCGCAAATTGGCACCGAGAAAGCAGGGCTAA
- a CDS encoding GNAT family N-acetyltransferase, giving the protein MQIAQSNQLRLRTLRTSDAENMLPYFSDPEVCRFIPWEPRGIEGVNTFLTEVSDQHVPKKDGDDLVLGIEHLNHGVIGQLKMFYRSQLNGMVEVGYVINPVFSGRGFVTQALGLFIDWIFQFLPARRITAQVDQRNLPSSKVLRRLGFRLEATEIDREWFKGEYCTMETYALLKSEWRGAELVNS; this is encoded by the coding sequence TTGCAAATAGCTCAGTCGAATCAGCTGAGGCTCCGAACTCTTAGGACTTCTGATGCCGAAAACATGCTGCCGTATTTTTCTGACCCCGAAGTTTGTCGATTTATCCCCTGGGAGCCGAGGGGCATCGAAGGGGTGAATACTTTTCTCACTGAAGTGTCTGACCAGCATGTTCCTAAAAAAGATGGTGATGACCTGGTCTTAGGAATTGAGCACTTAAACCATGGTGTGATCGGTCAACTAAAAATGTTTTATCGCAGCCAGCTGAACGGCATGGTCGAAGTCGGGTATGTAATTAACCCCGTCTTTTCAGGCCGGGGTTTTGTGACTCAAGCGCTGGGTCTTTTTATCGACTGGATATTTCAGTTCCTGCCCGCTCGTCGTATCACAGCTCAGGTTGACCAGAGAAATTTGCCATCGAGCAAAGTGCTCAGGCGGCTTGGGTTTCGACTAGAAGCCACCGAGATTGATCGGGAGTGGTTCAAGGGCGAATACTGCACCATGGAAACCTATGCCCTTTTGAAAAGCGAATGGCGCGGAGCCGAATTAGTAAACTCCTAG
- the argF gene encoding ornithine carbamoyltransferase: MTRHFLKDDDLTSAEQLEILELAIELKKNRFSQKPFAGPQTVAVIFDKTSTRTRVSFAAGISDLGGVPLIIDSGSSQLGAKESVADTAKVLERMVAQIIWRTYAQSGLEEMAQNSSVPVINALSDDWHPCQLLADLLTIKEHFGKTQGLKLAYIGDANNNMANSYLVACALAGMDVSIAAPFGFRPQEAVVIRASEIAKEFGRNIEVFEKPEDAVMGAHVIATDTWVSMGMEHEKAARLETFANYTVDQALMDQAAEDVVFLHCLPAYRGYEVSAEVIDGPRSLVWDEAENRLHAQKALMLWLSRQA, from the coding sequence ATGACTAGACACTTTCTAAAAGATGACGACCTAACAAGTGCCGAGCAGTTGGAAATTCTTGAGCTGGCTATTGAGCTCAAGAAGAATCGCTTCAGCCAGAAGCCTTTTGCTGGACCTCAGACAGTCGCGGTGATTTTCGATAAGACTTCGACCCGCACTAGGGTCTCATTTGCCGCTGGAATATCGGATCTTGGGGGAGTGCCCTTGATAATCGATAGTGGTTCATCGCAGCTTGGGGCAAAAGAATCGGTTGCTGATACGGCTAAGGTTTTGGAGCGCATGGTGGCTCAGATTATTTGGCGCACATATGCACAATCTGGCTTGGAAGAAATGGCGCAAAACTCTTCTGTGCCGGTGATTAATGCGCTTTCGGACGACTGGCACCCCTGCCAGCTATTAGCCGACTTGCTCACCATCAAGGAACACTTTGGTAAGACTCAAGGCTTGAAACTGGCCTATATCGGCGATGCCAATAATAACATGGCGAACAGTTATTTGGTTGCCTGCGCGTTAGCCGGGATGGATGTCTCGATCGCAGCACCATTTGGTTTTAGGCCTCAGGAGGCGGTCGTTATTAGGGCCTCAGAGATTGCAAAAGAGTTTGGTCGCAACATCGAGGTATTCGAAAAGCCCGAGGATGCTGTCATGGGTGCTCACGTGATTGCTACTGACACCTGGGTGTCAATGGGAATGGAGCACGAGAAGGCCGCACGGCTCGAAACTTTTGCCAACTACACCGTAGATCAGGCCCTAATGGATCAGGCAGCCGAGGATGTCGTTTTTCTGCACTGCCTGCCTGCCTACCGCGGCTATGAAGTGTCGGCGGAAGTGATTGATGGTCCAAGGTCCTTGGTTTGGGATGAAGCCGAGAATCGGCTGCACGCGCAGAAGGCTCTGATGCTGTGGCTCTCGAGGCAGGCCTAG
- the argB gene encoding acetylglutamate kinase, with protein MIPFNQDKSLVRIKAETLIESLDWLREFHGRIVVIKFGGNAMVDEALQLAFAQDMAYLRFVGIRPVVVHGGGPQITARLAELGIETEFRHGMRYTDKDTILVVKDVLRNQVSAALANLIQQAGAETTVLSGEDENLFRAEKVKAKTPEGDVDLGLVGEVRSVNPRAVLRALDQGKVPVISTVAPTIQGELLNVNADLAAASLAVALGAEKLMVLTDVAGLYANWPDRGSLVSEINVAELRELIPSLESGMIPKMQACLMAIDGGVPKAHIIDGREPHSILLEIFTEAGVGTQVMR; from the coding sequence ATGATTCCATTTAATCAAGATAAATCGCTAGTGCGAATCAAGGCGGAAACCTTGATCGAATCGCTTGATTGGCTGAGGGAGTTTCACGGACGCATTGTCGTGATTAAATTTGGTGGCAACGCTATGGTCGACGAGGCCTTGCAGTTGGCTTTTGCCCAGGACATGGCCTATCTGAGGTTTGTCGGGATTAGGCCGGTGGTTGTCCATGGTGGTGGCCCGCAAATCACTGCTCGGCTTGCCGAGCTGGGAATTGAGACCGAATTTCGGCACGGCATGCGTTACACGGACAAAGACACTATTTTGGTGGTGAAAGATGTGCTCCGAAATCAAGTTAGCGCTGCACTGGCGAACCTAATCCAGCAGGCCGGGGCGGAAACCACGGTCTTATCGGGTGAGGACGAGAACCTCTTTAGAGCCGAAAAGGTAAAGGCAAAGACCCCCGAGGGCGATGTTGACCTGGGACTGGTGGGTGAGGTGAGGAGCGTAAACCCGAGGGCAGTCTTGCGCGCTCTGGATCAAGGTAAGGTGCCGGTAATTTCAACGGTGGCACCCACAATCCAAGGCGAGCTTCTAAACGTAAATGCGGATTTGGCTGCGGCCTCACTTGCAGTTGCACTCGGTGCCGAGAAGCTAATGGTGTTAACCGATGTTGCGGGTTTATACGCGAACTGGCCGGATCGAGGCTCATTGGTTTCCGAGATAAACGTGGCGGAGCTGAGAGAACTGATTCCATCTTTGGAATCGGGGATGATTCCCAAGATGCAAGCTTGTTTGATGGCAATCGATGGCGGCGTGCCGAAGGCGCACATTATTGATGGGCGAGAGCCGCACAGTATTTTGCTGGAGATATTCACCGAAGCTGGGGTCGGTACCCAGGTAATGAGGTAA
- the argJ gene encoding bifunctional glutamate N-acetyltransferase/amino-acid acetyltransferase ArgJ, producing MSVTYPLGFESAGVACGLKSSGKKDLALIANRGPSKNAAAVFTTNRAKANPIIWSEEVIKDLQASAIVLNAGGANCYTGSQGFQTTHATAELVAELLGVSSSDVLVCSTGLIGEQLDRAKVLAGVNRAFQDLSDSGGESAALAIMTTDSVPKLAVRQGSTGWRLGGIAKGAGMLAPGLATMLVVITTDANVQARDLDSALREATRLSFDRLDSDGCMSTNDQVTLMSSGASAATVDLAEFKSALIEMCQELALKLLDDAEGASHNIHIKVVGAASEGEALEVARAIARNNLFKAAIYGNDPNWGRILAAIGTTKASYDPYDIDVSINGVLISSKGEPAGSRSLVDLSPKKVDIFINLFAGDQDVTVVTNDLTHAYVEENSAYSS from the coding sequence TTGAGCGTCACATATCCGTTGGGCTTCGAATCGGCTGGCGTGGCATGCGGACTAAAGTCCTCTGGCAAAAAAGATCTTGCCTTGATAGCGAATCGCGGGCCAAGTAAAAATGCTGCGGCCGTGTTCACAACCAATCGGGCCAAGGCCAATCCAATTATTTGGTCCGAAGAGGTTATAAAAGATCTCCAGGCTTCGGCAATTGTGTTGAATGCCGGGGGAGCGAATTGCTATACCGGCAGCCAAGGGTTTCAGACCACCCACGCCACCGCTGAGCTAGTAGCTGAGTTATTGGGTGTTTCCTCAAGTGATGTTTTAGTTTGCTCAACCGGGTTGATCGGGGAGCAGCTAGATCGAGCCAAGGTGCTCGCTGGCGTGAACAGGGCCTTTCAGGATTTGTCCGATTCCGGGGGAGAGTCGGCCGCATTGGCAATCATGACAACCGATTCGGTTCCTAAATTGGCAGTTCGTCAGGGTTCTACCGGTTGGCGACTCGGCGGCATTGCTAAGGGTGCTGGAATGTTGGCGCCGGGATTAGCCACCATGCTTGTGGTTATCACAACCGACGCTAATGTTCAGGCACGGGACCTGGACTCAGCGCTTCGCGAAGCAACAAGGTTGAGTTTTGACCGGCTGGATTCCGATGGCTGCATGTCCACAAACGATCAGGTGACTCTGATGTCTTCGGGTGCATCGGCTGCCACTGTTGATCTTGCGGAATTCAAAAGTGCACTCATTGAAATGTGCCAGGAGCTCGCCCTTAAGCTCTTGGATGATGCCGAGGGTGCGAGCCATAATATCCACATCAAAGTGGTGGGTGCCGCGTCCGAAGGCGAGGCCCTCGAGGTTGCCAGAGCTATTGCGCGCAATAACTTATTCAAGGCTGCGATTTATGGCAACGATCCCAACTGGGGCAGAATCCTGGCGGCCATTGGCACTACAAAAGCCAGCTACGACCCTTATGACATCGATGTTTCCATCAACGGGGTGCTGATTTCTTCAAAGGGCGAACCAGCAGGTAGCAGATCTTTAGTTGATCTGAGTCCTAAAAAAGTAGATATCTTTATCAACCTATTCGCAGGCGACCAGGACGTGACCGTGGTCACCAACGATCTCACTCATGCCTATGTTGAAGAGAACAGTGCATACTCAAGCTGA
- the argC gene encoding N-acetyl-gamma-glutamyl-phosphate reductase has translation MIYKVAIAGASGYVGSELLRLIANHPNLELGAVTANNNAGEKLGLFAPHIPQFAERQLVQTTAANLAGHDIVFLALPHGKSAEIASGLGDTKLVIDCGADFRLESASDWEKYYGSKHAGTWSYGLPELVLNSVGRQRDQLSVANRIAVPGCNVTAITLALAPAIGANLIEAQDLVAVLSVGTSGAGKSLKPDLLASEVMGSARAYGVGGSHRHTPEIEQNLRWAGAKAVSVSFTPVLVPMSRGILAVCTARPAPGFSFESLISVYENAYGPERFVQVLPQGQLPTTKAVLGANNAQLSLSYDEHAGRVSIICAIDNLVKGTAGAAIQSMNLSLGLAEESGLTAIGVAP, from the coding sequence ATGATTTATAAAGTAGCGATTGCCGGGGCAAGCGGATATGTTGGCTCGGAGCTGCTGCGCTTGATTGCCAATCACCCAAACCTAGAGCTCGGTGCGGTCACGGCAAATAATAATGCTGGAGAAAAGCTCGGTCTTTTTGCCCCTCATATTCCGCAATTTGCGGAGCGTCAACTAGTTCAGACCACCGCCGCCAATCTTGCCGGTCACGATATTGTTTTTCTGGCGCTTCCTCATGGGAAAAGCGCTGAGATTGCCAGTGGTTTGGGCGACACTAAATTGGTGATTGATTGCGGTGCGGACTTTCGGTTGGAATCAGCTAGCGACTGGGAGAAATACTACGGGTCAAAACATGCTGGCACCTGGAGCTACGGCCTTCCGGAGCTGGTCTTGAATTCGGTTGGGAGGCAGCGTGATCAGCTGAGCGTGGCTAATCGGATTGCCGTGCCCGGATGCAATGTGACAGCAATCACCCTAGCTCTAGCCCCAGCGATTGGTGCCAACTTGATTGAGGCCCAGGACTTGGTGGCGGTCTTATCTGTCGGCACCTCCGGTGCTGGCAAGAGCCTCAAGCCAGATCTTTTGGCCAGCGAGGTGATGGGTTCAGCCAGGGCCTACGGTGTTGGTGGAAGCCACCGCCACACTCCTGAAATAGAACAGAATCTTCGCTGGGCCGGAGCTAAAGCGGTAAGCGTGTCGTTTACTCCGGTATTGGTGCCGATGTCTCGCGGCATACTGGCGGTTTGCACCGCAAGGCCGGCCCCGGGTTTTAGTTTTGAATCTTTGATTTCGGTCTACGAGAATGCCTACGGTCCGGAGCGATTTGTTCAGGTCCTACCTCAGGGGCAGCTTCCCACCACTAAGGCGGTTTTGGGTGCGAATAATGCCCAACTTTCATTGAGCTATGACGAGCACGCCGGCCGCGTTTCAATTATTTGCGCAATTGATAATCTGGTCAAAGGGACCGCGGGAGCTGCAATTCAGTCGATGAATCTTTCGCTTGGTTTAGCCGAGGAATCGGGACTTACGGCAATCGGCGTGGCTCCTTGA